The Candidatus Nanopelagicales bacterium DNA window CAGCGCCACAATGAGCGCGATGACCACGGCAACCGCGATCCACTTGCCCCGTCGGGTCCACCTGATGTGCATCGAGGGCCAGCGCCCCGAGATGAGCCCGAATGCGCCCCTGACGACCAGAACCGCACCAGTTAGAACCACCGGTATGCCGATGGGGTTGTACCTCCAGGACTCCGCGAAGTCACCCATGGCCGCCAGCCGCACGGCGCGCGTACCACCGCACAGCGGGTCCATGTACCCAGCGGCGTGCAACGGGCCGTGCATGTCCAGCGGCGGCAATCCGAAGATCGCCATAGCGACCGCCAGGAGGAGTCCCCCGAGCGCGAACCAC harbors:
- a CDS encoding DUF2752 domain-containing protein, translated to MTVPSDTRTRRVWLSLEDHDAWTGFTWFALGGLLLAVAMAIFGLPPLDMHGPLHAAGYMDPLCGGTRAVRLAAMGDFAESWRYNPIGIPVVLTGAVLVVRGAFGLISGRWPSMHIRWTRRGKWIAVAVVIALIVALEVNQQSHAELLM